The nucleotide sequence GGGGCGTGGTCTATGTAAATGAAGCACCCAGGCCTGGCTCGCTGAGCATCGGGGCGTGGTTCATGCTAATATCCAGATTATGAGGCGTGGTTTATGCTAATACCCACCCTGCTAGGCGTGGTTTATTCAAATGAGAGGTCCCTCACGGGGGGGGCTTGGCCGCTGAGGCGCCAGCGCGGGGGCGTGTCTATTCTAATGCCTGTCCGGGGGCGCGGTTTATGCTAATCAATTCCTCCCCGTCCTTTCGCAGGGGGGGCCCGGTACAGAGAGAGGGGATCCCGTTAAACCCCCCCTGACCTTTCCAAGTGCCCTCCCGGTCGTTTCCGGTCCGCGTTGAACGGCGGCGATGTGGCGGCCGCGATCAGGCATCGCCGCGAACCCCTAAGCGGCGGGGCCCGCCGGGGTCCTGGCGGCGTTGCCCGTGCGGGGGCGCCTGGGAGACCCCGCGCCGGGCGCCGCTGAGGCCTCACGGTGAGTccgccacaaaaaaaaaaaaaaaaaaaaaaattaaaaatccaaaatcccccaaatccccaaaatccccaaaagccCCGAAACGGCCCCGAATCGCGGCTCTGTCGCGACAGCGGCGGCGACAGCGCGGCCGCGCCccctcaccccccccccccctcctcagGCCGGgatttcccccccccctcctctcccccctCACGGGGCCGCCGCgccccctccccccctcccctccccccccccgcGCGCACCGGGACAGGGGGGGcggggcccctcccccaccccctcccccacccccagcGGGGCCGTTCGGGCCCGGTCCCACCGGGATAGGGGGGGAGGGGAGCGGGGTGGGGCCTtcggcctcctcctcctcctcctgctgctgctgctcttcttcctcttcctcttcctcctgctggcggcggggcgggcggggcggccgGAGCCTTCCTCACCCTCATCTTCCTCCCCCTGCTCTGTGTCTGCCTCATCTTCCTCATattcctcatcctcaccctgctcttcctcttcctcggcctcttcttcctccccctgctctgcttcctcttcctcatcctcgtcctcctcatcctcttcctcctcttcctcaccctgctctgtctcacgctcctcttcctctgcctcagtctcttcctcctcatcttcctctgcctcatcctcatcctcatcctgctcttcctcctcttcctctgcctcagcttctctgcctcttcctcatcttcctcttcctcgtcctgctctgtctctgcctcttcctcctcatcttcctctgtctcttcttcatcctcacCCACTCTTACTCCTCTGccccttcctcatcttcctctgcccctgcctcttcttcctcctcttcctctgcctcagcttctctgcctctgcctcgtcctcatcttcctcttcctcgtcctgctctgtctctgcttcttcctcctcatcttcctcctcctcaccctgctcttcctcttccttgtctgcctctgcctcctcatcttcctcatcctcctcctgcctcctgctcttccttttctgcctcttcttcctcctcttcctcctcttcccatgccccttcttcatcctcctcttcctcctctgcttcttcctcctgtgcctcttcctcatcttcctcaccctgctctgtctcatcttcctcatcctcttttggttcttcctcctcctcctcttcctctccttcctcctcctcctcagggctctgggaaggagctgggccGGGGGTGTGTGGCCTTcatcccctcctcatcctccctggGGAGCGGCTGCTGTTGGGGTTGGGGCTGGAGCCgtcctgctcttcctcctcctcttcctcctcctcttcctcccgctcttcctcctgctcttcatcctgctcttcctcctcttcttttccttttcctcctcttcatcctcatcttcctcatcttcatcctcagGGCCTGCTCCTGGCCTGCTCCCCCCTTTCtgcccttcctcctcttcctcccattcttcctcctcctcttc is from Agelaius phoeniceus isolate bAgePho1 chromosome 36, bAgePho1.hap1, whole genome shotgun sequence and encodes:
- the LOC143696485 gene encoding uncharacterized protein LOC143696485 is translated as MTAPPPSHVTPAPRHVTGSAPLRSAWRPLAGGRTEESDVWAWFMQIRTRRGDGHNSVLGAWFVMIYGLSKIPQIPKIPKSPETAPNRGSVATAAATARPRPLTPPPPPQAGISPPPPLPPHGAAAPPPPLPSPPPRAPGQGGRGPSPTPSPTPSGAVRARSHRDRGGGERGGAFGLLLLLLLLLLFFLFLFLLLAAGRAGRPEPSSPSSSSPCSVSASSSSYSSSSPCSSSSSASSSSPCSASSSSSSSSSSSSSSSSPCSVSRSSSSASVSSSSSSSASSSSSSCSSSSSSASASLPLPHLPLPRPALSLPLPPHLPLSLLHPHPLLLLCPFLIFLCPCLFFLLFLCLSFSASASSSSSSSSSCSVSASSSSSSSSSPCSSSSLSASASSSSSSSSCLLLFLFCLFFLLFLLFPCPFFILLFLLCFFLLCLFLIFLTLLCLIFLILFWFFLLLLFLSFLLLLRALGRSWAGGVWPSSPPHPPWGAAAVGVGAGAVLLFLLLFLLLFLPLFLLLFILLFLLFFSFSSSSSSSSSSSSSGPAPGLLPPFCPSSSSSHSSSSSSSGAASGMSQLWLHLWPSSSSSSSSSFSSSSSSSSSPFPPPLPLHFLLLFVFLIFTFILLILRVSLACSPLSALPPHLPLPPHFLLFLSSPSSSSSSSVVQFWSCPRPVLPFLPFLLLLFLLSPPPAQVQNLGFPLPPPRALKSQKSQKIPGIGPKIPGILPKNRRPLLLPRGLFQAFSGILGLFGISGMFSGILESFIGNFAVFQEFWRVFGGILTQSNSGVFLE